The following are encoded together in the Candidatus Methylomirabilis tolerans genome:
- the bioA gene encoding adenosylmethionine--8-amino-7-oxononanoate transaminase, producing the protein MASRSHRLRQDDKRYVWHPFTQMQDWLQERHPIIERGEGSTLIDVDGRSYLDGVSSLWVTVHGHRNAVIDRAIRTQLGKIAHTTFLGLSHPLAIDLARALVLVAPKGLTKVFYSDNGSTAVEIALKMAFQYWQQRGGTFRRKRRFIALEEAYHGDTLGAVSVGGIDLFHQLYRPLLFPIRRIPSPYRAPWDRRRRRLDPLVRLESILARDHDRVAGLVMEPLMQGAAGMLPSPPGFLNAVRSLCSQYNVLLIVDEVATGFGRTGTMFACEQEGVTPDLLCLAKGLTGGYLPLAATLTTQQIFDGFCAPHEDKKAFFHGHSYTANPLACAAALANLQCFQRDQTLKRLQPKIALLRRELESLRSLPHVGDIRQVGFMVGIELMHDPAQGTPYPYKAKIGIRTILEARRRGLIIRPLGNVIVLMPPLSISQRDIVRMVRIVGDSIRAATER; encoded by the coding sequence ATGGCCTCACGCAGCCATCGGCTCCGGCAGGATGACAAACGCTACGTCTGGCACCCGTTCACCCAGATGCAGGACTGGCTGCAGGAGCGCCACCCGATCATCGAACGGGGCGAGGGGAGTACCCTCATCGACGTGGATGGGCGTTCCTACCTGGACGGCGTCTCCTCGCTGTGGGTGACGGTCCATGGCCACCGCAACGCAGTCATCGATCGGGCCATCCGTACCCAACTCGGAAAGATCGCGCACACCACCTTTCTGGGGCTTTCGCACCCGCTCGCCATTGACCTGGCCAGGGCGCTTGTCCTGGTCGCCCCGAAAGGGCTCACCAAGGTGTTTTACTCTGACAACGGCTCGACTGCCGTCGAGATCGCGCTCAAGATGGCGTTTCAGTACTGGCAGCAGCGAGGCGGAACGTTTCGCCGTAAGAGGCGGTTCATCGCCCTGGAAGAGGCATATCACGGCGACACCCTGGGCGCGGTCAGCGTAGGCGGGATCGATCTGTTCCATCAGCTTTACCGGCCGCTCCTCTTCCCGATCCGGCGGATTCCGTCGCCGTATCGGGCGCCATGGGACCGCCGCCGCCGGCGGCTCGACCCGCTTGTGCGGCTGGAGTCGATCCTGGCGCGCGATCATGATCGGGTGGCGGGTCTGGTGATGGAGCCTTTGATGCAGGGTGCAGCCGGGATGCTCCCCTCGCCGCCGGGCTTTCTCAATGCCGTGCGATCGCTCTGCTCGCAGTACAATGTCCTCCTGATCGTGGACGAAGTCGCCACCGGTTTCGGCCGGACCGGGACGATGTTTGCCTGCGAGCAGGAGGGGGTCACGCCGGACCTGCTTTGCCTCGCGAAGGGGCTGACCGGCGGCTACTTGCCGCTGGCCGCAACGCTCACAACGCAGCAGATCTTCGACGGCTTCTGCGCCCCCCATGAGGACAAAAAAGCCTTCTTTCATGGGCATAGCTACACCGCCAATCCGCTGGCCTGCGCCGCGGCTCTCGCGAACCTCCAGTGTTTTCAGCGGGACCAGACCCTCAAGCGGTTACAGCCCAAGATCGCGTTGCTCCGTCGGGAACTCGAATCGCTGCGATCGCTGCCGCATGTGGGCGACATCCGACAGGTGGGGTTTATGGTGGGGATCGAGCTGATGCACGATCCGGCCCAGGGAACGCCATACCCCTATAAGGCGAAGATCGGAATTCGGACGATCCTCGAGGCCCGGCGGCGAGGGCTGATTATCAGACCGCTGGGCAACGTCATCGTGCTGATGCCGCCCCTGTCGATCTCTCAAAGAGACATCGTCAGGATGGTTCGCATTGTCGGTGACTCCATCAGGGCCGCAACGGAGAGATGA
- the bioD gene encoding dethiobiotin synthase, which produces MKGAMGKGLFVTGTDTGVGKTLITAGLAHALQARGIDAGVMKPVETGCPTRNGRLRPPDALALREAAGLRDALDLINPYRFREPLAPMVAAEQSRRSIDVERVLTCFDRLADRHTVMLVEGAGGLLVPITEKVSFLDLAIRLQLPLLVVIGSRLGALNHARLTVDAALHARVPVAGAILSCPSDERSAARTANLSALRRLLPIPVLGEIPHLSGPSGHALWRSRVLQRILTSYLEDPFAELMRR; this is translated from the coding sequence ATGAAAGGCGCGATGGGCAAGGGTCTTTTTGTGACCGGGACGGATACGGGCGTTGGGAAGACGCTGATCACGGCCGGGCTTGCGCATGCTTTGCAGGCCAGAGGGATCGATGCCGGGGTGATGAAGCCGGTCGAGACCGGCTGCCCTACCCGGAATGGGCGCCTGCGGCCACCGGATGCTCTCGCGCTGCGTGAGGCGGCAGGATTGCGGGACGCCCTTGACCTGATCAATCCGTATCGCTTCCGCGAGCCGTTGGCCCCTATGGTTGCGGCTGAACAGTCACGACGATCCATCGATGTCGAGCGTGTACTGACATGCTTTGATCGTCTCGCCGATCGGCATACGGTGATGCTGGTGGAGGGGGCCGGCGGCCTGTTGGTGCCCATCACCGAAAAGGTGTCGTTCCTCGATCTGGCAATCCGGTTGCAACTTCCTCTACTCGTTGTAATTGGGTCCAGGCTTGGTGCGCTGAACCATGCCAGATTGACCGTTGACGCCGCGCTTCATGCCCGCGTCCCGGTAGCAGGGGCAATCCTGAGCTGCCCCAGCGACGAGCGCTCGGCCGCTCGGACGGCAAATCTTTCGGCTCTCCGCCGCCTCTTGCCGATTCCGGTCCTTGGAGAGATCCCGCATCTGTCCGGCCCCAGCGGACACGCGCTGTGGCGAAGTCGTGTCCTGCAGCGCATCCTGACGTCATATCTCGAAGATCCGTTCGCGGAACTGATGAGGAGGTGA
- the bioB gene encoding biotin synthase BioB → MMERVRRIGERVLAGGTPTFEEAVELFERSDYDVYELFQTANRLRLNRFGNRIHLCGIVNAKSGGCPEDCSFCSQSARQATDVTRYDVIASDEMVMAARQVRAYGAVALGVVTAGRGYTAGSEDFHRLVEGIRAIAQDGLVEGHASLGIMGGEEFRQLKAAGLTTFNHNLETGRSYFPNICTTHTYDERVATIKAAKAAGIRACSGGVFGMGEEPWHRAELAFALKELDVDEVPLNFLIAVDGTSLANIVPLSPREILKVIALFRWILPTKNIFICAGRALLGELHPMIFFAGASGVMVGDFLTTRNRSVSDDLKMFHDLGLDCGESLLASERHAPTASTGLTTGAAL, encoded by the coding sequence ATGATGGAACGGGTGCGGCGGATCGGCGAGCGGGTGCTCGCCGGAGGGACGCCGACGTTCGAGGAGGCCGTCGAACTCTTCGAACGGTCCGATTATGACGTCTATGAGTTGTTTCAGACGGCGAATCGTCTCCGGCTGAATCGATTCGGCAACCGGATCCATCTGTGCGGCATCGTCAACGCGAAGAGCGGCGGCTGCCCTGAGGACTGTAGCTTCTGCAGCCAGTCGGCGCGCCAAGCCACCGATGTGACCAGGTACGACGTCATCGCTTCCGATGAGATGGTGATGGCTGCAAGGCAGGTGCGGGCGTACGGTGCCGTTGCGCTTGGAGTCGTGACCGCGGGGCGCGGCTATACTGCCGGGTCCGAAGATTTTCACCGGCTTGTCGAGGGGATTCGGGCCATTGCGCAGGACGGTCTGGTCGAGGGGCATGCCTCGCTCGGCATTATGGGCGGCGAGGAGTTCCGACAGCTCAAGGCGGCCGGCCTCACGACGTTCAACCACAATCTGGAAACCGGCCGCTCCTACTTTCCGAACATCTGCACGACCCACACCTATGACGAGCGGGTTGCGACCATTAAGGCGGCCAAGGCCGCAGGGATCAGGGCGTGCAGTGGAGGGGTCTTCGGGATGGGGGAGGAGCCTTGGCATCGCGCCGAGCTGGCTTTTGCCCTGAAAGAGCTGGACGTCGACGAGGTCCCCCTGAACTTCCTGATCGCTGTCGATGGGACCAGCCTGGCGAATATCGTCCCGCTCTCACCGCGCGAGATCTTGAAGGTCATTGCCCTCTTTCGCTGGATCCTCCCGACCAAGAATATCTTCATCTGCGCCGGCAGAGCGCTGCTGGGCGAATTGCACCCGATGATCTTTTTTGCCGGCGCAAGCGGGGTCATGGTGGGCGACTTCCTGACCACCAGGAACCGAAGCGTAAGCGACGACCTCAAGATGTTTCATGATCTGGGGCTTGATTGTGGCGAATCGTTGCTCGCTTCGGAACGCCACGCCCCCACCGCTTCGACAGGCCTCACCACAGGCGCTGCGCTCTGA
- a CDS encoding septal ring lytic transglycosylase RlpA family protein: MLIIRRPAILTFPLLCLVFLTSCALFGQGPRAWEDPSGEKGLASWYGHPYHGRRTSNGEVYDMYQLTAAHREIPLGSWVEVTNLNNGRSLTVRINDRGPFVDGRVIDLSYASGTLLGVIGPGVVPVRVRLTQAPQGSVSPGRYSIQVGSFAAEANALALKAELEQKAAGVHLVKALVGEEVYYRIRVGQFTSRAEAKTAAERLASLGYRVLIMGPEDRS; encoded by the coding sequence GTGCTGATCATACGACGACCCGCGATACTTACGTTCCCGCTGCTCTGCCTCGTATTCCTGACGTCGTGTGCGCTGTTCGGCCAAGGGCCGCGCGCCTGGGAGGATCCGTCCGGCGAGAAGGGGCTGGCGTCGTGGTATGGTCATCCGTACCATGGTCGCCGCACCAGCAATGGCGAGGTCTACGATATGTATCAACTGACGGCGGCCCACCGCGAGATCCCGCTTGGAAGCTGGGTGGAGGTGACCAATCTCAATAATGGCCGGTCCCTTACGGTCAGGATCAACGATCGGGGACCGTTCGTGGATGGGCGGGTTATCGACCTGTCGTATGCCTCCGGTACGCTGCTCGGTGTAATAGGACCCGGGGTGGTGCCGGTCAGAGTTCGCCTTACCCAGGCGCCACAAGGTAGCGTGAGCCCTGGCCGGTATTCGATACAGGTCGGCTCATTTGCCGCAGAGGCGAATGCACTCGCGCTGAAAGCAGAGCTGGAGCAGAAGGCTGCTGGCGTTCACCTCGTGAAAGCTCTGGTTGGTGAAGAGGTGTATTATCGAATCCGGGTCGGACAGTTTACTTCACGCGCCGAGGCCAAGACCGCAGCGGAACGACTGGCCTCCCTGGGCTATCGAGTCCTGATCATGGGTCCTGAAGACCGCTCCTGA